One Mycolicibacterium sp. ND9-15 genomic window, CCATCCGGTGCATGATGGGTCCGCATCACCTGAACGAGGTGTTCTTCGACGACCTGCGCGTCACCGAGAGCGACGTCCTCGGGACCGTCGATGCGGGCTGGGCGGTCGTGCAGGACGTGATGGCGTTCGAACGGGTCGGTATCGCCCGCTACGCGCGTTGTGAGCGGTTGCTCGCCGCCGCGCCCGGGGTGCTTTCAGACCGGTGGAGTGAACTGCCGGAAGAGTTGCGCGGCCGGTGGATCCGGATGCTGACCCATTGCCGGCGGGCCCGGTTGATGGCCTATCGCGTGGTCTCGCTGCAGAGCAGCGGGCGGATTCAGCCGGGCGACGCGGCCGCCTACCGGATCGCGGTCACCAAGCTGGACCAGGACAGCGCGGAGGTCCTGATGGACATCGCTGCCGAGGTGTCCCACGACGACCGCGGGGCGGCTTGGTTTCTCGGCGAGGTCGAGGACCACTGGAAGTACTCGCAGGCCTCGACGGTGTCCTCGGGCAGCATCGAGATGCAGCGCATTCTGCTGTCCCGGGCGTTGTTGGCGGCGAAATGAGCGAGATGATCCTCGAGCTGTCCGACGATGCCAAAGAGTATGGCCGCCAGGCACTCCGGGCGTTCGAAGCCGCCGGTGGCGACCAACTGGTCCAGCAGGCGGAGACCAAACCCGAGGCGCGGGAATCGTTGGTCGGCCCGATCCTCGACGGTCTCGGCGCCTGGGACCTCGATCCGCGCACCGACGCCGACGGTCTGGAAGCGGCAGCCGCGCTGTGCCGCAGCGCCGGCTACTGGGCGCTGCCCTATCCGGTGGCCGAACGGCTGGCCGCGCCGACCGATCTCGACACCGACGGGTTGATCGTGGTGGCGGGCAAGCGGCCGGCGGCGGCGATTGCCGGTCTCGAAAAGCGTTGGACGACCATAACTCTGGAGGGTGCGCGTGATGCTGTGACCGGGCTCGCCCGCATCGGGCCCGGCTTTGTCGCGGAACTGCAGACCGTGCACGTCGATGACGACGGCGCGGCCGACGTCGCGCTCGGCCTGGTGCTGCCGTGCTGGACGCTGCTCGGCATGCTCGACAGGGCGATCGAGCTGACCGTCGCACACGTCAGCCTCCGCAAACAGTTCGGGCAGGCGTTGTCGTCGTTCCAGGGTGTGCAGTTCCAGCTCACCGACGCCGAGGTCGAGCGCAGCGGCCTGGATATCCTGGCGAAGTACGCGTTGTGGAGCATCGCCACCGACCGCCCCGAAGCGCTCAACGACGCTCTGGCGCTGCGGATGTCCGCGCTCGAGGCCGCCGAAGTCGTATTCCGGGTGTGCCATCAACTGCACGGCGCGGTCGGCTTCTGCGACGAGACCACCCTGTCGTGGCTGTCGCGCTACAGCCAGCCGTTGCGGCGGCTGCCTCTGGGCTTGTCCGCGACCCGCGACGCGCTGACCCGCAGGGCGGGCAGCGCAGGCCTGACGGGTCTGTACGCATGAAGGTCGCGGTGATCGGCGCCGGCTTCGGCAAGCACGCGGCCGCGCCCGCGTACGCCGGTCTCGGCTTCGACGTCGAGGTCGTGAGCCCGCGTGACGAGGACGCGGTGAAGGCCGCGCTGGCCTCCGACGCCGATCTGATCTCCGTGCACTCGCCGCCGTTCCTGCACCTCGAGCACGTCAGCGGCGCGATCGAGCACGGGCATGCGGTGTTGTGCGACAAGCCGTTCGGGCGCAACGCCGACGAGGCGGCGCTGATGCGCGACCGCGCCCGGGAGGCCGGGGTGCTGCACTTTCTCAACTTCGAGTTCCGGTTCAACGAGTCCTGGAGCAGGCTCAAGGAACTGGCTGACGGCGGAGCGATCGGTATCCCGCGTCATCTGCACTGGACGTTCTTCGGCAGCGGGTTGCGGGGGCGCAAGTTCGGCTGGATCAACGACCGTGAACAAGGCGGCGGCTGGATCGGCGCCTACGGTTCACACCTGATCGACTTCACCCGGTGGTTGTTCGGCAGCGAGATCGCCGACTGCGGCGGGATCACCCGCATCGACGGGTCGGCTGAGGGGTCCACAGCCGAGGACGCGTACTCGGCATGGTTCGCAATGACCAACGGCTGCACCGCCACCCATGACACGGGGTTTGCCGCCGCCGTCCCCTCGGCGCCGTCGGTCACGTTGATCGGCAGCGACGGCACCGTCGAGCTGACGTCCGACACCACGCTCGTCGTTCGGCGGCCCGGCGAAGACCCTCAGACCGCCGAGTTCGCGCCGCCGCCCCGGCGATCACCGCCGCCGGCGCTGACGACGTTCTTCGGCCACGTCGCCGAGGCGCTGCGCACCGGGACGCAGATCAGCCCGTCTTTCGACGACGGCGTCGCTGTCGCGCGCGCCATGGACCAACTGCGGGCCAAGGCGGTGCGCCTATGACCGCACAGCTCGACCAGTTTCGGCGGCGGGTTCGGCAGTGGTGCGTCGAGCACATCCCGCCGGACTGGCGCGAAACCCAGACGGGCGTGAGCGACGACCAGTTCGTGGCGTTCCAGAAGGCCTGGTTCGCCGAACTGCACCGCGCGGGCTTCGCGGTCCCGCACTGGCCCGCCGAATGGGGCGGTGGAATGTCGGTGGCCGAACAGGTGGTCCTGTATCAGGAGCTGGCCGCACACGACGCGCCGCGGCTGGTGCTCGCGTTCGTCGGCATCCACCATGCCGCCTCGACGCTGTTGGTCGCCGGCACCGACGAGCAGCGGCGTCGACACCTGCCCGCGATCCTCGACGGCGAGATCTGGGTGCAGGGCTTCTCCGAACCCGAAGCCGGCTCCGACCTGGCGAGCCTGCGCACCACGGCGCGAAAAGAAGGCGACTCGTACATCGTCAACGGCCAGAAACTGTGGGCGAGCGGTGGCAAGCACGCCGACTGGTGCCTGCTGCTGGCCCGCACCGACCCGGACGCCCCGAAGCGGAAAGGCATTTCGTACTTCCTGCTCGACATGACCACACCCGGCGTGGAGGTCCGCCCCATCCGCAACGCGATCGGCGACGAGCACTTCTGCGAAATCTTCCTCAACGACGTGTCGATTCCAGCCGCGAACCTGGTCGGTGCG contains:
- a CDS encoding acyl-CoA dehydrogenase family protein; the encoded protein is MILELSDDAKEYGRQALRAFEAAGGDQLVQQAETKPEARESLVGPILDGLGAWDLDPRTDADGLEAAAALCRSAGYWALPYPVAERLAAPTDLDTDGLIVVAGKRPAAAIAGLEKRWTTITLEGARDAVTGLARIGPGFVAELQTVHVDDDGAADVALGLVLPCWTLLGMLDRAIELTVAHVSLRKQFGQALSSFQGVQFQLTDAEVERSGLDILAKYALWSIATDRPEALNDALALRMSALEAAEVVFRVCHQLHGAVGFCDETTLSWLSRYSQPLRRLPLGLSATRDALTRRAGSAGLTGLYA
- a CDS encoding Gfo/Idh/MocA family protein, with amino-acid sequence MKVAVIGAGFGKHAAAPAYAGLGFDVEVVSPRDEDAVKAALASDADLISVHSPPFLHLEHVSGAIEHGHAVLCDKPFGRNADEAALMRDRAREAGVLHFLNFEFRFNESWSRLKELADGGAIGIPRHLHWTFFGSGLRGRKFGWINDREQGGGWIGAYGSHLIDFTRWLFGSEIADCGGITRIDGSAEGSTAEDAYSAWFAMTNGCTATHDTGFAAAVPSAPSVTLIGSDGTVELTSDTTLVVRRPGEDPQTAEFAPPPRRSPPPALTTFFGHVAEALRTGTQISPSFDDGVAVARAMDQLRAKAVRL
- a CDS encoding acyl-CoA dehydrogenase family protein, which produces MTAQLDQFRRRVRQWCVEHIPPDWRETQTGVSDDQFVAFQKAWFAELHRAGFAVPHWPAEWGGGMSVAEQVVLYQELAAHDAPRLVLAFVGIHHAASTLLVAGTDEQRRRHLPAILDGEIWVQGFSEPEAGSDLASLRTTARKEGDSYIVNGQKLWASGGKHADWCLLLARTDPDAPKRKGISYFLLDMTTPGVEVRPIRNAIGDEHFCEIFLNDVSIPAANLVGAENNGWQVAQATLGAERGMTMLELAERLGNAGFRWLVQSAPVDDPVVADRLAQFETEITGLRGLCRKLVEDSDNGESGPADASIVKLFYSELLQRMTDFAAEVGGLAAHTELAKPMSSGWESGAWVLDFIGSWEWTIPGGASEIQRSIIGERGLGLPREPSAV